From Cecembia calidifontis, one genomic window encodes:
- the thiD gene encoding bifunctional hydroxymethylpyrimidine kinase/phosphomethylpyrimidine kinase, with protein sequence MVKKYIPVLSIAGSDSGGGAGIQADLKTFAALGCYGMTVITATTAQNTQGVRDIFPIPPRHIEAQLMAVLEDIPPKAIKIGMVNQPEVVEVLTSTLKNFPQIPIVFDPVMVATSGDRLIAEGTVALLKEKLFPLATLITPNLDEAAMLTGYEVDSVNKMHQAGKDLLNMQCQAVLIKGGHLNTPVIQDILFQKEMPEQSYESTYIKTKNLHGTGCTLSSAIAAVLAKGNPLPKAVEMAKNYVNGALESGKDVNTGQGNGPLNHFYNPQKQIIYEMD encoded by the coding sequence ATGGTAAAAAAATACATCCCAGTCCTAAGCATTGCAGGTTCAGACAGTGGTGGAGGGGCTGGCATTCAAGCAGATCTCAAAACTTTTGCTGCGCTTGGCTGCTATGGCATGACAGTCATAACCGCCACCACCGCACAGAACACCCAAGGCGTCAGGGACATTTTCCCCATCCCTCCCAGGCATATTGAAGCACAATTAATGGCAGTCCTGGAAGACATCCCACCCAAAGCCATAAAAATAGGCATGGTCAATCAACCTGAGGTGGTGGAAGTTCTCACCAGCACTTTAAAAAACTTTCCCCAAATCCCTATAGTTTTTGATCCTGTCATGGTTGCCACTTCCGGAGATCGTTTAATTGCAGAAGGCACCGTAGCACTTTTAAAAGAAAAGCTCTTCCCATTGGCAACTTTGATCACTCCCAACTTGGATGAGGCTGCTATGCTGACGGGGTATGAGGTGGATTCGGTGAATAAAATGCACCAAGCAGGAAAAGATCTCCTGAACATGCAATGCCAAGCTGTCCTGATAAAAGGAGGACACCTGAACACGCCGGTTATTCAAGACATTCTTTTCCAAAAAGAAATGCCTGAACAATCTTACGAAAGCACCTACATCAAAACCAAGAATTTACACGGGACCGGCTGTACCCTTTCTTCTGCGATAGCAGCAGTATTGGCCAAAGGAAACCCGCTTCCAAAAGCGGTTGAAATGGCTAAGAACTATGTCAACGGGGCCCTGGAATCAGGCAAAGACGTAAATACCGGCCAAGGAAATGGCCCCCTGAATCATTTTTATAACCCTCAAAAACAGATCATCTATGAAATGGACTGA
- the thiM gene encoding hydroxyethylthiazole kinase — MEQISALLTRLKTQSPLVQSITNYVVMNNTANALLAAGASPIMAHAQPEVKDMVNIVGALVVNIGTLDEYWSESMLQAAAHAYTIQKPWLLDPVGAGATPYRNELLSKLLQFQPSVIRGNASEIMSLASVNIKSKGVDSTNSSDEALEAGTQLSKQTGAVVVISGEVDYIIDRERIAKVKNGNAIMSKVTGLGCTASALTGAMIAIEKDRFLASTAAMALMGVAGDIAAEKANGPGTLQLHFYDALYNLKSEEFEERMIVSYP, encoded by the coding sequence ATGGAGCAGATCAGCGCATTATTAACCCGTTTAAAAACCCAATCCCCGCTTGTACAAAGTATTACCAACTATGTGGTGATGAACAACACAGCCAATGCACTATTGGCAGCAGGTGCATCTCCCATCATGGCACATGCCCAGCCTGAAGTCAAAGACATGGTCAATATTGTAGGTGCTTTGGTGGTCAATATTGGCACCCTCGATGAATATTGGTCAGAAAGTATGCTCCAAGCAGCAGCGCATGCCTATACTATCCAAAAACCTTGGTTACTTGATCCCGTAGGTGCTGGTGCGACTCCTTATAGAAATGAACTTTTGAGCAAATTGCTGCAATTCCAACCCAGTGTCATCAGGGGCAATGCTTCTGAAATCATGTCTTTAGCAAGCGTTAATATAAAAAGCAAAGGGGTAGACAGCACCAATTCTTCTGATGAGGCATTGGAGGCAGGCACGCAGCTATCCAAACAAACCGGTGCGGTAGTAGTGATTTCAGGAGAAGTTGACTATATCATTGACAGGGAACGGATAGCAAAAGTGAAAAATGGCAATGCTATCATGTCCAAAGTTACGGGATTGGGCTGTACAGCTTCTGCTTTGACTGGTGCCATGATAGCCATTGAAAAAGATCGCTTCCTGGCAAGTACTGCCGCCATGGCGCTTATGGGAGTCGCTGGTGATATTGCTGCCGAAAAAGCTAACGGTCCAGGAACCTTACAACTTCATTTCTATGATGCCCTATATAATCTTAAATCCGAGGAGTTTGAAGAAAGAATGATCGTAAGCTACCCATGA
- a CDS encoding MBL fold metallo-hydrolase RNA specificity domain-containing protein: MQVKVKFLGGAKTVTGSRYLLELDHQKILVDCGLFQGLKEYRLRNWEAFPIDPRSIDLVILTHAHIDHSGYLPKLVKEGFSGPIYCTYATDELVRILLLDAGKLQEEEAAYAQRKGYSKHEKPLPLYTIQDVEKVFPLLKPVDMNEEIQVNEKVNITFFNAGHILGAAIVKMKVKGENQEKKIVFSGDLGRYHDPIFHAPARIPFADILFMESTYGNRIQKEQKPVEELARAVRETFRNGGVSIIPAFAVGRTQMILYYLHYLQQKGKIPDIPIYVDSPMAIDVTKLYKKYPEYHRLGPLLEEEGANPFIHKNLHYYQTQEASMSLNAIRGDAIIISASGMATGGRILHHLYHRLPNEQDSIIFVGYQAEGTRGRKILEGETTSRMYGVEVPVKSKIYYIEGLSAHADQEELMEWAEGFANKPKMTFLIHGEKEASETLSKKLTEELQWHTIVPEYMESFSLFDGI; the protein is encoded by the coding sequence ATGCAGGTAAAAGTTAAATTTTTAGGCGGAGCAAAAACTGTGACGGGATCCAGGTACCTCCTGGAACTGGACCATCAAAAAATCCTTGTTGACTGTGGACTTTTCCAGGGGTTGAAAGAGTACAGGCTTCGCAACTGGGAAGCTTTTCCCATTGACCCCAGAAGTATTGACTTGGTTATCCTCACCCATGCGCATATAGATCACAGTGGCTATTTGCCCAAATTGGTAAAAGAGGGATTCTCCGGCCCTATTTATTGCACCTATGCCACCGATGAACTGGTACGCATCCTGCTGTTGGATGCCGGGAAACTTCAGGAGGAAGAGGCTGCCTATGCCCAAAGAAAAGGCTATTCCAAACATGAGAAGCCTTTGCCTCTATATACAATTCAAGATGTGGAAAAAGTTTTCCCTTTGTTGAAACCAGTGGACATGAATGAAGAGATTCAGGTCAATGAAAAAGTCAATATCACTTTTTTCAATGCAGGGCACATCCTGGGGGCAGCAATAGTGAAGATGAAAGTCAAAGGAGAAAACCAAGAAAAAAAGATTGTTTTCTCGGGAGATCTTGGCAGGTATCATGACCCTATATTTCACGCACCGGCAAGAATTCCATTTGCAGATATCCTCTTCATGGAATCTACCTATGGCAATAGGATCCAAAAAGAACAAAAACCTGTGGAAGAGTTGGCACGGGCAGTGAGGGAAACTTTCCGAAACGGAGGGGTATCCATCATTCCGGCATTTGCAGTTGGCCGAACCCAAATGATACTGTATTATCTCCATTACCTCCAACAAAAAGGCAAAATTCCTGATATCCCCATTTATGTCGATAGCCCTATGGCTATTGACGTGACAAAATTGTACAAAAAATATCCGGAATACCATAGGCTTGGCCCCCTTTTGGAAGAAGAGGGGGCTAATCCCTTCATTCACAAAAATCTCCATTATTACCAAACCCAAGAGGCCTCCATGTCCCTCAATGCCATCAGGGGTGATGCTATTATCATTTCGGCCAGTGGGATGGCAACAGGGGGACGAATCCTGCATCACCTGTACCACAGGCTTCCCAACGAACAAGACAGTATCATCTTTGTGGGCTATCAAGCTGAGGGAACAAGAGGAAGGAAGATTTTGGAAGGAGAAACGACCTCTCGGATGTATGGAGTTGAAGTTCCCGTCAAATCTAAAATTTACTATATTGAAGGTCTATCCGCGCATGCTGATCAAGAAGAATTGATGGAATGGGCAGAAGGATTTGCCAATAAACCTAAAATGACCTTTCTTATCCATGGGGAAAAGGAAGCCTCAGAAACCCTATCAAAAAAATTAACGGAAGAATTACAATGGCACACCATTGTACCGGAATACATGGAAAGTTTTTCTTTGTTTGACGGAATTTAA
- a CDS encoding S8 family serine peptidase, whose amino-acid sequence MNLAQIQELKTTISFADFTAQQLLGKPAYEPEDLWTIKSDNEETQEVLGFLSSILAMSGSLDAIMEDLDEAEKYYGTKANYHLNMEFDGRKPVGDNPYDLNDFQYGNGNPNILVKDESHGTHVAGIIGADRNNGIGIRGVANNVSIMSIRAVPDGDEYDKDIALGIRYAVDNGARIINASFGKAFSPNAEWVYEALEYAASKDVLFVHAAGNDGLDLDDPDNPNFPNDHKFQNGQEFVNNVITVGALGSQYGPYMVAPFSNYGAKNVDVFAPGAQINSTMPGNEYEFQSGTSMAAPAVAGVAALIWTYYPKLTAAQVKKIIMESGLEVPVQVILRSNPSQPLTLQEISKSGKIVNAYNALILARQVAKGKVKL is encoded by the coding sequence ATGAACTTGGCCCAAATTCAAGAGCTCAAAACCACCATTTCCTTTGCTGACTTTACCGCACAGCAATTGTTGGGCAAGCCAGCATATGAGCCTGAAGATTTATGGACAATAAAATCAGATAACGAAGAAACCCAGGAAGTATTGGGATTTTTAAGCAGCATTCTGGCCATGTCAGGAAGTTTGGATGCTATCATGGAAGATTTGGATGAGGCTGAAAAATACTACGGGACAAAAGCAAATTACCACCTGAACATGGAATTTGATGGAAGAAAACCGGTTGGTGACAACCCTTATGACCTCAATGATTTCCAGTATGGCAATGGCAACCCAAATATCCTTGTAAAAGATGAGAGTCACGGGACCCATGTGGCAGGAATCATTGGGGCCGACAGAAACAACGGGATAGGTATCAGAGGGGTTGCCAACAATGTTTCCATCATGAGCATCAGAGCAGTACCGGATGGAGATGAGTATGACAAGGATATTGCTTTAGGCATCAGGTATGCGGTGGACAACGGTGCCAGAATCATCAATGCCAGTTTTGGAAAGGCCTTTTCTCCTAATGCTGAATGGGTCTATGAGGCGCTCGAATACGCCGCCTCCAAAGATGTCCTTTTCGTGCATGCTGCAGGAAATGATGGCTTAGACCTGGATGACCCTGACAACCCCAATTTCCCTAATGACCACAAGTTTCAAAACGGGCAGGAATTCGTTAACAATGTGATTACTGTAGGTGCCCTTGGCAGTCAATATGGGCCGTACATGGTTGCCCCTTTCTCCAACTATGGCGCAAAAAATGTGGATGTCTTTGCCCCTGGGGCACAGATTAACTCCACCATGCCAGGCAATGAGTACGAGTTCCAAAGTGGAACCTCAATGGCTGCCCCTGCGGTAGCGGGCGTTGCTGCCCTCATCTGGACTTATTATCCCAAATTGACGGCTGCCCAAGTGAAAAAAATCATCATGGAATCAGGTTTGGAAGTTCCTGTACAGGTGATATTGAGAAGCAACCCCTCCCAACCACTTACTTTGCAGGAAATTTCAAAATCTGGTAAAATCGTCAACGCCTACAATGCACTTATCTTGGCCAGGCAAGTGGCCAAAGGGAAAGTGAAACTGTAA
- the tenA gene encoding thiaminase II produces the protein MKWTEKAWEQISPIYNKILEMPFNQELLNGTLPVEKFKFYMAQDAYYLGEFGKALSTISGRMDKMEHVLDFSQFAAGAIVVERALHEGYFKTLGIPDTIEPSPSCLLYTNYLLKEAKYGDVAVAVAAVLPCFWIYKKVGDHIFEQQSEVQNNPYKNWIDTYAGEEFAASVHKAIAITDELAEQSSSSTQETMFKAFEMASRLEWIFWDSAYRLEQWPV, from the coding sequence ATGAAATGGACTGAAAAAGCCTGGGAGCAAATATCTCCAATTTATAATAAAATACTGGAAATGCCCTTTAACCAAGAATTGCTGAATGGTACACTCCCAGTAGAGAAGTTCAAGTTCTACATGGCACAAGATGCCTATTATTTGGGTGAATTTGGCAAAGCCCTAAGTACCATTTCCGGTCGGATGGATAAAATGGAGCACGTGCTGGACTTTTCCCAATTTGCGGCAGGGGCTATTGTGGTTGAAAGGGCTTTGCATGAAGGCTATTTCAAAACGCTGGGCATCCCTGATACCATTGAACCTAGCCCAAGCTGCCTGCTTTATACCAATTACCTCCTGAAAGAAGCAAAATATGGCGATGTAGCTGTGGCAGTGGCAGCAGTACTTCCTTGTTTTTGGATTTACAAAAAAGTTGGAGATCATATTTTTGAGCAACAGTCTGAAGTCCAAAATAACCCCTATAAGAACTGGATCGATACCTATGCCGGTGAAGAGTTTGCCGCATCTGTCCACAAAGCCATTGCAATAACAGATGAACTGGCAGAACAATCAAGTTCAAGCACACAAGAAACCATGTTTAAGGCCTTTGAAATGGCCAGCCGACTGGAATGGATTTTTTGGGACAGTGCCTATAGGCTAGAACAATGGCCGGTATAA
- a CDS encoding IS1595 family transposase, which produces MNILQFNERYPDEASCIHYLKEQREREGVICKNCNSKDHYWLNSLNMFQCKHCKFRTGLKNGTIMENSKLPLRTWLLAMTLVSATKKGFSCLELQRQMGHSRYETVFRLYHKLREAMGKRDSQYKLEDMVEYDEAFVSKATKSSEKTKLKKGRGSQKQATVAVMAESSILEDLITGEKDKSCRYFKMVKIDNLKAKTAEKLIKGLIDKKAVLQTDESTTYANLEDCIDVHVSELSSTKEGKFNLKWAHIAISNLKRDLQKYHMVSEKMLQNYLNEFCYKLNRRYFGKKLFDRLVIASICPYLYTSG; this is translated from the coding sequence CATTTGCAAGAATTGTAATTCCAAGGATCACTACTGGCTTAATTCTCTCAATATGTTCCAATGTAAACATTGTAAATTTAGGACAGGACTGAAAAATGGTACTATTATGGAAAACAGCAAGTTACCATTGAGGACTTGGTTGCTTGCAATGACTCTTGTAAGCGCAACCAAGAAGGGATTTAGCTGCCTTGAACTACAGAGGCAGATGGGTCATAGCAGATACGAGACTGTTTTCAGACTGTATCACAAGCTCCGGGAAGCAATGGGTAAACGTGACAGCCAATATAAACTAGAAGATATGGTTGAATATGATGAGGCTTTTGTAAGCAAGGCAACAAAATCTTCGGAAAAGACGAAGCTGAAGAAAGGCCGTGGAAGCCAAAAACAAGCTACTGTCGCTGTTATGGCTGAATCATCTATTCTTGAAGACCTAATTACTGGAGAAAAGGACAAAAGCTGCAGATATTTCAAGATGGTCAAAATAGATAACTTGAAGGCAAAAACAGCCGAAAAACTGATAAAAGGACTGATTGACAAAAAAGCCGTGCTCCAAACTGATGAAAGTACGACTTATGCTAACCTAGAAGATTGTATCGATGTTCACGTGAGCGAATTATCTTCCACAAAAGAGGGCAAGTTCAACCTCAAATGGGCACATATAGCAATAAGCAACCTTAAAAGGGATTTACAGAAGTACCATATGGTTTCAGAAAAGATGCTTCAAAACTATCTCAATGAATTCTGTTATAAACTAAACCGAAGATACTTTGGTAAAAAACTCTTTGATAGACTTGTTATTGCGAGCATTTGCCCCTACTTGTATACAAGCGGATAA
- the thiE gene encoding thiamine phosphate synthase, translating into MKPTIFPYKLYLVTDEALCLGRDFFWVVEEALKGGVDIVQIREKSLSLEDFVRKAEQLKAICEKYHVPLIINDSVEVAKIIDAEGLHVGQEDTNIMEAKTILGSGKTLGLSLENMGDLRKPFSEEAWYYGVSPIYATPTKMDTKSEWGLKGLAHLRKATDKPLVAIGRVKIENAASIISHGADCLAVVSGICSAPSPAHAAEAFRKKIEEGSNHQLW; encoded by the coding sequence ATGAAGCCAACAATTTTCCCTTATAAGCTCTATTTGGTAACAGATGAAGCGCTATGCCTTGGCAGGGACTTTTTCTGGGTGGTAGAAGAAGCACTCAAAGGAGGAGTGGACATAGTCCAAATCCGGGAAAAATCCCTGTCCTTGGAAGATTTCGTAAGGAAAGCAGAGCAACTAAAAGCCATTTGTGAAAAGTACCATGTCCCCTTAATCATCAACGACTCGGTGGAAGTGGCAAAAATCATAGATGCGGAAGGGCTTCATGTGGGACAGGAAGACACCAACATCATGGAAGCCAAAACGATCCTGGGATCTGGTAAAACCTTGGGACTGTCATTGGAAAACATGGGAGATTTACGAAAACCATTTAGTGAAGAGGCCTGGTATTATGGGGTGAGCCCCATCTATGCTACTCCAACCAAAATGGACACCAAAAGTGAATGGGGATTGAAAGGATTGGCCCATTTAAGAAAGGCCACCGATAAGCCTCTGGTTGCCATAGGAAGGGTGAAAATAGAGAATGCCGCCAGCATCATTAGCCATGGGGCTGATTGTCTGGCCGTGGTCTCAGGGATTTGCAGTGCCCCAAGCCCAGCCCATGCCGCTGAAGCCTTTAGAAAAAAAATTGAAGAAGGATCAAATCATCAATTATGGTAA
- a CDS encoding YdcF family protein has product MFFYLSQFLSFLAMPLTIALVLIIVGYFWRNRIQGKKIMLTGILTLLFFCNQFIANLAMNFWEPEMKSISDLPNYEMGIVLTGMTNLSKTVYDRTLFNKGADRATHALQLYKMGKIKKLLITGGQGLNPTNPNTEAELIRDFWVMAGVLGEDIIVENQAKNTYQNAIFTKNLLSETGHDSNSNEKFLLITSAFHMHRAKACFDKAEIPTDTFPVDYYGEDIQWSLPELLYPNPNALILWHKLFKEWIGLFTYKVAGYI; this is encoded by the coding sequence ATGTTTTTCTACCTTTCTCAATTTCTGAGCTTTTTGGCCATGCCTCTGACTATAGCACTGGTTTTGATTATCGTCGGTTACTTTTGGAGGAATAGAATACAAGGAAAGAAAATCATGCTCACCGGAATACTAACACTGCTCTTTTTTTGCAATCAATTTATTGCCAATCTCGCCATGAATTTCTGGGAACCGGAAATGAAATCCATTTCCGATCTCCCTAATTACGAGATGGGCATAGTACTCACCGGGATGACCAATCTGAGCAAAACTGTCTATGACAGGACATTATTCAACAAGGGGGCTGACCGGGCCACCCATGCGCTTCAGCTTTATAAAATGGGCAAAATCAAAAAGCTTTTGATTACAGGAGGGCAAGGCCTAAATCCAACCAATCCCAATACAGAAGCAGAATTGATCCGTGATTTTTGGGTCATGGCGGGAGTTCTTGGTGAGGACATCATCGTGGAAAATCAAGCTAAAAACACTTATCAAAATGCCATTTTCACTAAAAACCTCCTCAGTGAAACAGGACATGATTCGAATTCCAATGAAAAATTTCTTCTAATTACCTCTGCTTTCCACATGCATAGGGCCAAAGCTTGTTTTGATAAAGCAGAAATCCCTACGGATACCTTTCCTGTGGATTATTATGGAGAAGACATTCAATGGAGCCTCCCGGAATTACTGTATCCTAATCCCAATGCTTTGATACTTTGGCACAAACTTTTCAAAGAATGGATAGGATTGTTTACGTACAAAGTAGCGGGTTATATCTAA
- a CDS encoding FAD-binding and (Fe-S)-binding domain-containing protein, which produces MIADKPNLLPLLENLASILEGELKFDSLTKTLYATDASVYREMPLAVAFPRKEADIQKLIQFARKYKTSLIPRTAGTSLAGQCVGNGIVVDVSKHFTKIIEFNKEEKWVKVQPGVVRDELNKFLKPYGLFFSPITSTANRAMIGGMVGNNSSGTTSIVYGVTRDKVMELKVLLSDGNPTVFGPLSNEEFESKKKLQTLEGEIYRQIWEELKGEEARKEINEQFPKKSIHRRNTGYAVDELLKSEVFEGNEPFNFCKLLAGSEGTLAFTTEIKISLDPLPDPVEIVVAAHFESINQSMRAAQVAMKHPATAVELMDKIILDCTKESIEYSKNRYFVEGDPKALLMVEFTGKTEEEARAKGAKLIEDLKASGLGYAYPVIGPDKTKSAWALRSAGLGLLANIPGDPKAVACIEDTAVDIEDLADYIDELDGILKGFNQEPVHYAHAGAGEIHMRPILDLKKAEDVEEFFKISEASARLVKKYKGSLSGEHGDGRVRAPFIPLMVGEKNYQLFRRIKYTWDPDNIFNPGKIVDAAPMNTSLRYEPGMITPEHDTVLDFSGVGGILRMAEKCNGSGDCRKLPISGGTMCPSYQATRNEKDTTRGRANTLREFLTKDKPSNPFDHPEIKEALDLCLSCKGCTAECPSNVDMASMKAEFLYQYQKTHGIPLRSKAFAYINDLNKLGAFVPGLANFSLSNGISGSILKKVLGVAPKRTLPAISSESLRQWFRKNEAQYPVTKPIIKTVYLFVDEFINHNDTEIGITTVKLLRKLGYEVIVVDHEESGRSALSKGLLEKAKGHANANVKIFKELVNGDKLLVGIEPSAILSFRDEYPRLVDQELVEASKKLKFHTLLIDEFIGREIAAGNITPESFTKDPKRIKLHGHCHQKALSSLSWTQKLLSLPVHYEVEVIPSGCCGMAGSFGYEAEHYELSMQIGEMVLFPAVREASENTLIAAPGTSCRHQIADGTGRKALHPVEILYQALK; this is translated from the coding sequence ATGATTGCTGACAAACCTAACCTATTGCCTTTATTGGAGAATTTGGCTTCCATATTGGAGGGGGAGCTAAAATTCGATAGCTTGACCAAAACCCTCTATGCCACTGATGCCTCAGTTTACCGCGAAATGCCCTTGGCAGTTGCCTTCCCCAGGAAAGAAGCGGACATACAAAAACTGATTCAATTTGCCCGTAAATACAAAACTTCCTTGATTCCCAGGACAGCAGGGACATCCCTTGCAGGTCAATGTGTCGGGAATGGGATTGTGGTCGATGTGTCCAAGCATTTTACCAAAATCATAGAATTCAATAAAGAAGAAAAATGGGTAAAAGTGCAGCCGGGCGTTGTGAGGGACGAACTCAATAAATTTTTGAAACCGTATGGTTTGTTTTTTAGCCCCATAACATCTACCGCTAACAGGGCCATGATTGGTGGGATGGTAGGTAATAATTCCTCAGGAACTACTTCCATTGTATATGGAGTCACGAGGGACAAGGTGATGGAATTGAAAGTGCTGTTGAGTGATGGGAATCCTACAGTGTTTGGGCCTTTGTCAAACGAGGAATTTGAATCCAAAAAGAAATTGCAGACACTGGAGGGGGAAATTTACAGGCAGATCTGGGAGGAGCTCAAAGGAGAAGAAGCCAGGAAAGAAATTAATGAACAATTTCCAAAGAAAAGTATCCACAGAAGAAATACCGGGTACGCTGTAGATGAATTACTCAAATCAGAAGTTTTTGAGGGAAATGAGCCTTTTAATTTCTGTAAATTATTAGCAGGTTCAGAAGGCACCCTTGCTTTTACAACAGAAATAAAAATCAGTCTTGACCCATTGCCCGATCCGGTTGAAATTGTGGTTGCAGCCCACTTTGAAAGCATCAATCAGAGCATGAGGGCAGCACAAGTGGCCATGAAACATCCGGCCACTGCCGTAGAGCTTATGGACAAAATCATCCTGGATTGTACCAAGGAGAGCATAGAATACAGCAAAAACAGATATTTTGTTGAAGGGGACCCTAAGGCCTTGTTGATGGTAGAGTTTACAGGCAAAACTGAGGAAGAAGCCCGTGCAAAAGGTGCTAAGCTGATTGAAGATCTTAAAGCGAGCGGGTTGGGATATGCCTATCCGGTAATAGGTCCTGATAAAACCAAATCCGCTTGGGCTCTGAGAAGTGCAGGTTTGGGCTTGTTGGCCAATATACCCGGTGATCCTAAAGCGGTGGCCTGTATTGAGGATACAGCAGTGGATATTGAGGATTTGGCAGATTATATCGATGAGCTGGACGGGATTTTGAAAGGTTTCAACCAAGAGCCAGTGCACTATGCACATGCAGGAGCGGGAGAAATCCATATGCGGCCCATCTTAGACCTGAAAAAGGCCGAAGATGTGGAGGAGTTTTTCAAAATATCGGAAGCTTCTGCCAGACTGGTTAAAAAATATAAAGGTTCCCTTTCCGGTGAGCATGGTGACGGCAGGGTCCGTGCACCCTTTATTCCGTTGATGGTGGGTGAAAAGAACTACCAGCTTTTTCGAAGGATTAAATATACCTGGGATCCGGATAATATTTTTAATCCGGGTAAAATAGTGGATGCAGCACCCATGAACACTTCTCTGCGCTATGAACCAGGGATGATAACCCCAGAACATGATACCGTTCTTGATTTCTCCGGCGTTGGTGGCATACTCCGAATGGCAGAAAAATGTAATGGGAGTGGGGATTGCAGGAAGCTGCCGATCTCTGGCGGCACCATGTGCCCAAGCTACCAGGCTACCCGAAATGAAAAGGATACCACCAGAGGAAGAGCCAATACTTTGAGGGAATTTCTCACCAAGGACAAGCCATCCAACCCCTTTGACCATCCTGAAATCAAGGAAGCCCTGGACCTTTGCCTTTCCTGTAAAGGCTGTACCGCCGAATGTCCTTCCAATGTGGACATGGCATCCATGAAGGCCGAATTCCTCTACCAATATCAGAAGACCCATGGAATTCCGCTCCGTTCAAAAGCCTTTGCCTATATCAATGACCTGAATAAATTGGGCGCCTTTGTGCCAGGTTTGGCCAACTTCTCCCTGAGCAATGGTATCTCGGGAAGCATTCTGAAAAAAGTTCTGGGGGTAGCCCCCAAAAGAACACTTCCCGCCATCAGCAGTGAAAGTCTTAGGCAATGGTTCCGAAAAAATGAAGCCCAATACCCTGTTACCAAACCCATCATCAAGACGGTTTACCTGTTCGTTGACGAGTTTATCAACCACAATGACACTGAAATCGGGATCACGACTGTCAAATTGCTGAGAAAATTGGGCTACGAAGTAATCGTGGTAGACCATGAGGAAAGTGGCAGGTCTGCACTTTCCAAGGGGCTCTTGGAAAAGGCTAAGGGCCATGCCAATGCCAACGTGAAAATTTTTAAAGAACTGGTCAATGGAGATAAGCTTTTGGTAGGGATTGAGCCTTCGGCAATCTTAAGTTTTAGGGATGAATATCCCCGCTTGGTGGACCAAGAACTGGTTGAAGCTTCCAAAAAACTGAAATTCCATACCCTCTTGATTGATGAATTTATAGGTCGGGAAATTGCAGCAGGTAATATTACTCCAGAGTCATTTACCAAAGACCCCAAAAGGATCAAGCTGCATGGGCATTGCCACCAAAAGGCTCTTTCTTCATTGAGTTGGACCCAGAAACTCCTCTCCTTACCAGTGCATTATGAGGTGGAAGTGATCCCTTCCGGTTGTTGTGGCATGGCAGGTTCTTTTGGTTATGAAGCGGAGCATTATGAGCTCAGTATGCAAATTGGGGAGATGGTATTGTTCCCCGCTGTAAGGGAGGCTTCAGAAAATACATTGATCGCAGCCCCGGGGACTTCCTGCCGCCATCAGATTGCTGATGGGACAGGAAGGAAGGCCTTACATCCAGTTGAGATCCTTTACCAGGCGCTAAAATAA